In Wenyingzhuangia fucanilytica, the following are encoded in one genomic region:
- a CDS encoding magnesium chelatase produces MKHTGIKTLGALKTAGYTYKTIKEELRSNLINLKKAQKETFTGVHGYEKTVIPQLERAILSKHNINLLGLRGQAKTRLARQMVNLLDEYIPVVSGSEINDNPLKPISRFAKELIAEQGDETPITWLHRSERFAEKLATPDVTVADIIGDIDPIKAANLKLSYADDRVIHYGMIPRANRSIFVINELPDLQARIQVALFNILQEGDIQIRGFKLRFDLDMQFVFTANPEDYTNRGSIITPLKDRIGSQILTHYPDNIAIAKTITQQEAKLEENQSNNIYVPELAKDLLEQIGFEARDSEYVDVKSGVSARLSISAYENLLSTAELRMLATGETNTSVRLSDFMGIIPAINGKIELVYEGEQEGAASVAENLINDAIKTLFPTYFPAIEKLVRKDASTPYDEIIKWFIAGDDFELANDLTDKEYQQQLEYITPLTDLLQEYQPDLNSKDLAFFKEFVLWSLVEHKKLNKVTLTEGYGFKDSFESFIDGI; encoded by the coding sequence ATGAAACATACAGGTATAAAAACATTAGGAGCCTTAAAAACAGCTGGTTACACATACAAAACCATTAAAGAAGAATTAAGAAGTAATTTAATCAATCTTAAAAAAGCACAAAAAGAAACGTTTACAGGTGTTCATGGTTATGAAAAAACGGTCATTCCTCAACTAGAACGTGCTATTTTATCTAAACACAACATCAACTTATTAGGATTACGTGGACAAGCAAAAACACGTTTGGCCAGACAAATGGTAAACTTGTTAGATGAGTATATTCCTGTGGTTTCTGGTTCAGAAATTAACGATAATCCTTTAAAACCTATTTCTCGTTTTGCCAAAGAATTAATTGCTGAACAAGGTGATGAAACACCTATTACATGGTTGCACAGATCGGAACGTTTTGCAGAAAAATTAGCTACTCCAGATGTTACTGTGGCTGATATTATTGGTGATATAGACCCTATAAAAGCAGCCAATTTAAAATTATCTTATGCCGATGATAGAGTGATTCATTACGGAATGATTCCTAGAGCCAACCGTTCTATTTTTGTGATTAATGAATTGCCAGATTTACAAGCTAGAATTCAGGTAGCACTTTTTAATATTTTACAAGAAGGAGACATTCAAATTCGTGGTTTTAAATTGCGTTTTGATTTGGATATGCAATTTGTATTTACTGCAAACCCTGAAGATTACACCAACAGAGGAAGTATTATTACGCCTTTAAAAGATAGAATTGGTTCACAAATTTTAACCCATTACCCTGATAATATTGCGATTGCTAAAACCATTACTCAGCAAGAAGCCAAACTAGAAGAAAATCAATCTAACAATATTTATGTTCCAGAACTAGCCAAAGATTTGTTAGAGCAAATTGGTTTTGAAGCTAGAGATAGTGAATATGTAGATGTTAAAAGCGGTGTGAGTGCTCGTTTAAGCATATCTGCTTACGAAAACTTACTGAGCACTGCAGAACTAAGAATGTTGGCTACAGGAGAAACAAACACATCCGTAAGACTGAGTGATTTTATGGGCATTATTCCTGCCATTAACGGAAAAATAGAATTAGTGTACGAAGGAGAGCAAGAAGGAGCTGCATCGGTAGCAGAAAACTTAATTAACGATGCCATTAAAACCTTATTTCCAACTTATTTTCCTGCCATAGAAAAATTGGTTCGTAAAGATGCCTCTACTCCTTATGATGAAATCATCAAATGGTTTATTGCTGGTGATGATTTTGAATTGGCGAATGATTTAACCGATAAAGAATACCAACAACAATTAGAATACATCACTCCTTTAACCGATTTATTACAAGAATACCAACCAGACTTAAACAGTAAAGACCTTGCCTTTTTTAAAGAGTTTGTGTTATGGTCTTTGGTAGAACATAAAAAACTAAATAAAGTAACACTTACCGAAGGTTATGGTTTTAAAGATTCTTTTGAAAGTTTTATTGATGGGATTTAG
- a CDS encoding vWA domain-containing protein: MNKRDSAYTGFVFKKYEAPELSVFDKLLDIFKEVITHTSGDVDEAFDWLEQLDKTYEITTPEYTLEDFKRDLFEKGFIQERTKPDGNSGIGITAKTERAIRQRALNQIFGKLKKSGSGNHNTKKIGTGDETTGETRAYQFGDGLDNVSMTESIRNAQINNGISNGFQLTEEDLVVNETTHKSQMSTVLMIDISHSMILYGEDRITPAKKVAMALAELITTRYPKDTLDIIVFGNDSWRISIQDLPYLQVGPYHTNTVAGLELAMDLLRRKKNTNKQIFMITDGKPSCLRLPDGRYYKNSNGLDQHIVRKCYDKASQARKLHIPITTFMIAQDHYLMQFVRAFTQANQGKAFYTGLQGLGEMIFEDYEQNRKKRIKG, encoded by the coding sequence ATGAATAAAAGAGATAGTGCCTATACTGGTTTTGTTTTTAAAAAATACGAAGCTCCAGAACTTTCTGTGTTTGATAAGTTGTTAGACATTTTTAAAGAAGTCATTACCCATACTTCTGGTGATGTTGATGAGGCTTTTGACTGGCTTGAACAATTAGACAAAACGTATGAAATCACCACACCAGAATATACTTTAGAAGATTTTAAACGCGATTTGTTTGAAAAAGGATTTATACAAGAACGCACCAAACCCGATGGAAATTCTGGAATAGGAATTACAGCCAAAACAGAAAGAGCCATTCGTCAACGTGCCTTGAATCAAATTTTTGGAAAGCTTAAAAAATCAGGATCAGGAAATCACAATACTAAAAAAATAGGTACAGGTGATGAAACCACAGGAGAAACCAGAGCGTATCAATTTGGAGATGGGTTAGACAATGTGTCTATGACAGAAAGTATCCGTAATGCTCAAATCAACAACGGAATTAGCAATGGTTTTCAATTAACAGAAGAAGATTTGGTGGTGAATGAAACCACTCACAAATCACAAATGAGTACAGTTTTGATGATTGACATTAGCCACAGTATGATTTTGTATGGAGAAGACAGAATTACGCCAGCCAAAAAAGTTGCCATGGCCTTGGCAGAACTTATTACCACACGTTACCCAAAAGATACTTTAGATATTATTGTTTTTGGAAATGATTCTTGGCGAATTTCCATTCAAGACCTACCCTATTTACAAGTGGGTCCTTACCATACCAATACAGTGGCTGGGTTAGAATTGGCTATGGATTTGTTAAGACGTAAAAAAAACACCAACAAACAAATTTTTATGATTACCGATGGAAAACCAAGTTGCTTGCGTTTGCCCGATGGAAGATATTATAAAAACAGTAACGGATTAGACCAACATATTGTTCGTAAATGTTACGACAAAGCGAGTCAGGCACGTAAACTCCACATTCCCATTACTACTTTTATGATTGCTCAAGATCATTATTTAATGCAATTTGTAAGAGCCTTTACACAAGCAAACCAAGGAAAAGCCTTTTACACAGGTTTACAAGGATTGGGAGAAATGATTTTTGAAGATTACGAACAAAACAGAAAAAAAAGAATTAAAGGATAA
- a CDS encoding TonB-dependent receptor encodes MNKTIINRSPLVLLCLIVNSVFAQQIIKGKVLDENNQPIPAAVVEIKGLNSSVLTNEYGSFEFEELAPQAYSVKASSLGYQSQIKKINLTKHSNVLTFRLVETYENLNTVVVTGTFDSRKQLESSTSVSVLNNDELSKLVPRGTADLLRNIPGTFTDASAGEVFTKVYSRGVSASAEDDLGWYYTSLQEDGLPVSLMQHSYFGPDLFYRSDVTTERVEAIRGGSSAITAMNAPGGIYNFISLNKTESFGGQAQLTSGIQGDNNAYHKVELALNGDLGNNWFYNVGGHFRQDEGARNVDFTFSKGGQVKANIIKKNDSGYFKFYAKYLNDKTNRWNGVTAKNWNNPTAVYGQDFNTTSQLLPSINASIPDGRNATGTSYNSFNPSQGVLAKDIVGGFDFSQKLGNDWNLKNNIKLSHKSANWQTTISNAFVSLSNPLAYFITGAGFPIGKVVFKDANTGATLAQVDNSGSLAEEEKDRTFNYIDGSLPNDALLGAAGWYKDTKATEIMDQLVVNKKWENHNFNTGLDFGYSNTNHYTQSSFVFATYENNPRNMVVTLENPGEPVIALSDKNGVSNYGGLIFEKAEATLFQSAVFVNDLWDINEQFQLDAGLRFENIYHKGDKYRAEPFSQAGGFDGDSQTDYDNGLLRPNGTVDAFDFNYHYLSYSLGLNYKVNSDLVLFGRYSKGNKAPEFDYYFNNFTNVPIPKKGEVQNIQQYEFGVKYDAKNFYVSATNFISILENIGTTNFEFDGTNGTIFYTPTQYNSSRTLGTEIESMYQPFDFLRFNLNGVIQDATSNDWTIYDAGGTVDTSDDSIVRFDDQTLPFNPSLMFNFKTTYLRDNFYTFFDTQYMGKRYGNIANGFELPSYFTFDLGAGYNFTKNLELSVNVTNLFNSDGLANFFGPNSFGGNANQATPEFVTNNPDQNFIVVPILPRGIFAKVNYTF; translated from the coding sequence ATGAATAAAACTATTATTAATAGAAGTCCCTTGGTTTTATTGTGCTTAATTGTCAATTCAGTTTTTGCTCAACAAATTATTAAGGGTAAAGTTTTAGACGAGAACAATCAGCCAATACCGGCTGCAGTTGTAGAAATAAAAGGACTGAATTCAAGTGTTTTAACTAATGAATATGGGAGTTTTGAATTTGAAGAACTAGCTCCTCAAGCCTACTCCGTTAAAGCAAGTAGTTTAGGATATCAATCTCAAATAAAAAAAATAAACCTAACTAAACATTCAAATGTTTTAACTTTTAGATTGGTAGAAACTTATGAAAATTTAAACACTGTAGTTGTAACAGGTACTTTTGATTCAAGAAAACAATTAGAATCTTCTACCTCTGTGAGTGTATTAAACAATGATGAACTTTCTAAATTAGTGCCTAGAGGTACTGCAGATTTACTTCGTAATATACCAGGAACTTTTACAGATGCTTCTGCTGGAGAAGTTTTTACTAAAGTATATTCTAGAGGAGTTTCTGCTTCTGCAGAAGATGATTTAGGTTGGTATTACACCTCTTTGCAAGAAGATGGTTTGCCGGTAAGTTTAATGCAACATTCATACTTTGGACCAGATTTGTTTTACCGTTCGGATGTAACTACAGAAAGAGTAGAGGCTATACGTGGTGGTTCTTCGGCCATTACTGCTATGAATGCTCCTGGAGGAATTTATAATTTTATCTCTTTAAATAAAACGGAATCTTTTGGTGGTCAAGCACAATTAACTAGTGGGATTCAAGGGGATAATAACGCTTATCACAAAGTAGAATTGGCTTTAAATGGAGATTTAGGAAACAACTGGTTTTATAATGTTGGAGGTCATTTTAGACAAGACGAAGGTGCCAGAAATGTTGATTTTACTTTTAGCAAAGGAGGACAGGTAAAGGCGAATATTATTAAGAAAAATGATAGTGGTTATTTTAAGTTCTATGCTAAATATTTAAATGATAAAACCAACAGATGGAATGGAGTAACGGCTAAAAACTGGAACAATCCTACAGCGGTTTACGGACAAGATTTTAATACTACTTCGCAATTATTACCTTCTATCAACGCAAGTATTCCTGATGGTAGAAATGCTACAGGTACTAGCTATAATTCTTTTAATCCATCGCAAGGAGTGCTGGCTAAAGACATTGTCGGTGGTTTTGATTTTTCTCAAAAATTAGGAAACGATTGGAACCTTAAAAACAATATCAAGCTTTCTCATAAAAGTGCCAATTGGCAAACAACCATTAGTAATGCTTTTGTAAGCTTAAGTAATCCTTTGGCATATTTTATAACTGGGGCTGGATTTCCTATAGGAAAAGTAGTTTTTAAAGATGCTAACACAGGAGCAACATTGGCTCAAGTTGATAATAGCGGAAGCTTAGCAGAAGAAGAAAAAGATCGTACTTTTAATTACATAGATGGTAGTCTACCAAACGATGCTCTTTTAGGTGCAGCAGGCTGGTATAAGGATACCAAAGCCACTGAAATAATGGATCAATTGGTAGTGAATAAAAAATGGGAGAATCATAATTTTAATACTGGGCTAGATTTTGGATATTCTAACACCAATCATTACACACAAAGTAGTTTTGTGTTTGCTACATATGAGAACAATCCTAGAAATATGGTGGTGACTTTAGAGAATCCGGGAGAACCTGTAATAGCTTTGTCTGATAAAAACGGGGTAAGTAATTATGGAGGTTTGATTTTTGAAAAAGCAGAGGCAACATTATTTCAATCAGCTGTTTTTGTTAATGATTTGTGGGATATCAACGAGCAGTTTCAGTTAGATGCAGGACTTAGGTTTGAAAATATTTATCATAAAGGAGATAAATACAGAGCAGAGCCTTTTTCTCAAGCTGGTGGTTTTGATGGAGATTCTCAAACAGATTATGACAATGGTTTGTTAAGACCTAACGGAACGGTGGATGCTTTTGATTTTAACTATCATTACTTGTCATATTCTTTAGGATTGAATTATAAAGTAAATAGCGATTTGGTTTTGTTTGGTCGTTATTCTAAAGGAAACAAAGCTCCAGAATTTGATTATTATTTTAACAATTTTACCAATGTGCCAATTCCTAAAAAAGGAGAAGTTCAAAATATTCAACAATATGAGTTTGGAGTAAAATACGATGCTAAAAACTTTTATGTTTCTGCCACTAACTTTATCAGTATTTTAGAGAATATTGGAACGACTAATTTTGAGTTTGATGGCACTAACGGTACTATTTTTTACACACCTACACAGTACAATAGTTCTCGTACCTTAGGAACAGAAATAGAGAGTATGTATCAGCCTTTTGACTTTTTAAGGTTTAACTTAAATGGAGTAATACAAGATGCAACCTCTAATGATTGGACAATTTATGATGCAGGGGGAACAGTAGATACTTCAGACGATAGTATTGTTAGGTTTGATGACCAAACATTACCATTTAACCCTAGTTTAATGTTTAACTTTAAAACAACTTATTTAAGAGATAACTTTTATACTTTTTTTGATACACAGTACATGGGAAAAAGATATGGAAACATTGCCAACGGTTTTGAATTGCCAAGCTATTTTACTTTTGATTTAGGAGCAGGATATAACTTTACTAAAAATTTAGAGTTGAGTGTAAATGTAACCAACTTATTTAATTCTGATGGTTTGGCTAATTTCTTTGGACCTAATAGTTTTGGTGGAAATGCTAACCAAGCTACTCCAGAATTTGTAACCAATAATCCAGATCAAAATTTTATAGTAGTGCCAATTTTACCAAGAGGTATTTTTGCCAAAGTAAACTATACTTTTTAA
- a CDS encoding Gfo/Idh/MocA family protein, which translates to MKQVNWGIIGVGSVCEVKSAPAMYKTPNSTVISVMRRDAEKAKDYAHRHHIPEWTTNADEIINHPDINAVYIATPPKYHKAYALKVAEAGKACYIEKPMAITHQECVEIEKAFKEKNLPLFIAYYRTCLPNFLKAKELIDNGTIGTLLNVQINLTKPLDVVDENYVKNNWRVNPKMAGDGYFYDLGSHQINILEFLIGSIDHVQGLAINQSKIHKSNDVVAANILFKNNVIGSCFWAFNNSISTRRDELIINGTKGNIKLACFNDNPVLLTMADGSQQVFEINYPEHVQQPLITSIVNDLINNTNHTYSTGKIGAKTNYWIEQISGLLSS; encoded by the coding sequence ATGAAACAAGTAAATTGGGGAATTATTGGCGTTGGGAGTGTTTGCGAAGTAAAGAGTGCTCCTGCCATGTATAAAACACCAAACTCAACTGTAATTTCGGTGATGCGTAGAGATGCTGAAAAAGCAAAGGACTATGCCCATAGACACCATATTCCTGAATGGACTACCAATGCGGATGAAATTATCAATCATCCAGACATCAATGCTGTGTACATAGCAACTCCTCCCAAATACCACAAAGCCTATGCTCTAAAAGTTGCCGAGGCTGGAAAAGCTTGTTACATAGAAAAGCCAATGGCCATTACACATCAGGAGTGTGTAGAAATTGAAAAAGCTTTTAAAGAAAAGAACTTACCTTTATTTATTGCCTACTACAGAACTTGTTTACCAAATTTCTTAAAAGCAAAAGAATTAATAGACAATGGAACCATTGGTACTTTGTTAAATGTACAAATCAACCTAACAAAGCCTTTAGATGTGGTTGATGAAAACTATGTAAAAAACAACTGGAGAGTAAATCCTAAAATGGCAGGTGATGGATATTTTTATGATTTAGGTTCTCATCAAATTAATATTTTAGAATTTTTAATAGGAAGTATTGATCATGTACAAGGATTAGCCATCAATCAATCTAAAATACACAAGTCTAACGACGTGGTGGCTGCCAATATATTATTTAAAAACAATGTAATAGGTTCTTGTTTTTGGGCTTTTAACAACAGTATTAGCACCAGACGTGATGAATTAATCATCAACGGAACCAAAGGAAACATCAAACTAGCATGTTTTAACGACAATCCTGTATTATTAACAATGGCGGATGGAAGTCAACAAGTATTTGAAATTAATTATCCTGAACATGTACAGCAGCCTTTAATAACATCCATTGTCAACGATTTAATCAACAACACCAATCACACCTATAGTACAGGAAAAATTGGAGCCAAAACCAATTATTGGATAGAACAAATTAGTGGTTTACTATCCTCATAA